A stretch of Lathyrus oleraceus cultivar Zhongwan6 chromosome 6, CAAS_Psat_ZW6_1.0, whole genome shotgun sequence DNA encodes these proteins:
- the LOC127091126 gene encoding light-harvesting complex-like protein OHP2, chloroplastic: MFTITSTQNTSNSESFSIINLLKKMSVTSSIPCIKIPTTSSSCASSSTSSYSFRFSSFKPYAVTVRNSMSEGPLRRPMAPSVKEPSNLPQPLKPSPPSQSPPQPQKPSSAVVGDDKSVITLEFQRQKAKELQEYFKLKKLEQAADQGPFFGFIAKNEISNGRWAMFGFSVGLLTEFATGSDFVDQVKILLSNFGILDLE, translated from the exons ATGTTCACAATAACTTCAACACAAAACACATCAAATTCAGAATCTTTTAGTATCATCAATCTCCTCAAAAAAATGTCTGTAACATCTTCAATCCCATGTATCAAAATCCCAACAACTTCTTCTTCATGTGCATCTTCATCAACTTCATCTTATTCTTTTAGATTCTCTTCTTTCAAACCTTATGCTGTTACTGTAAGAAACTCTATGAGTGAAGGTCCTTTGAGAAGACCAATGGCTCCTTCTGTGAAAGAACCATCTAATCTTCCTCAACCCTTGAAACCCTCACCTCCTTCTCAATCTCCACCACAACCTCAGAAACCAAGTTCTGCTGTTGTTGGGGATGATAAAAGTGTTATTACATTAGAGTTTCAGAGACAAAAGGCTAAGGAATTGCAGGAGTATTTCAAATTGAAGAAGCTTGAACAAGCTGCTGATCAAGGTCCCTTTTTTGGATTCATTGCCAAAAATGAGATTAGCAATGGAAG GTGGGCAATGTTTGGTTTTTCTGTTGGGTTGCTAACCGAGTTTGCGACGGGATCAGACTTTGTTGATCAAGTGAAGATCCTTCTCTCCAATTTTGGGATATTAGATTTGGAATGA
- the LOC127091125 gene encoding uncharacterized protein LOC127091125 isoform X1, with product MLFAVEGGGFFSASASGYSKGLSLLLLGQRNEDKPMRVAPWNQYQLVDQESDPELQLASTKNRLSRGCASFVCFGRTSAGLDTPSPLKVGPAQQHDVSSGLPVSNDEKDPSAHVDDTNNGIKVTLKSSIKRPQSNKSVSVEDTNEQEASGGHGVCTPCDQTERRRVQWTDACGSELVEIREFEPSKEWRFCCHVLFLKFLGVCDRSEVDGSDDEYDHGNDRTCSCAIM from the exons ATGTTATTTGCAGTAGAAGGTGGAGGATTCTTCTCTGCTTCGGCTTCAGGGTATAGCAAGGGCCTGAGCCTACTCCTTTTGGGACAGAGGAATGAGGATAAACCCATGAGAGTTGCACCCTGGAACCAGTACCAGTTGGTAGACCAAGAATCTGACCCTGAACTCCAGCTGGCTTCCACAAAGAATCGCCTTTCCCGCGGGTGTGCCTCCTTTGTTTGCTTTGGTCGCACTTCCGCAGGGCTTGATACTCCGTCACCTCTTAAAGTGGGCCCTGCCCAACAGCATGATGTTTCATCAGGGCTACCGGTTTCTAACGATGAAAAGGATCCCTCTGCTCATGTAGATGATACTAATAATGGTATAAAGGTCACACTTAAAAGTAGCATTAAAAGGCCACAAAGTAATAAATCAGTTTCTGTTGAGGATACTAATGAACAAGAAGCATCAGGCGGACATGGAGTTTGTACTCCTTGTGATCAAACAGAAAGAAGAAGAGTGCAGTGGACAGATGCTTGTGGTAGCGAGCTTGTTGAAATACGAGAATTTGAGCCCAG CAAGGAGTGGCGCTTCTGTTGCCATGTGCTTTTCCTGAAGTTTTTGGGTGTCTGTGATCGGAG TGAAGTGGATGGATCAGATGATGAATATGATCATGGAAATGACAGAACTTGTTCCTGTGCCATAATGTAA
- the LOC127091125 gene encoding uncharacterized protein LOC127091125 isoform X3: MRVAPWNQYQLVDQESDPELQLASTKNRLSRGCASFVCFGRTSAGLDTPSPLKVGPAQQHDVSSGLPVSNDEKDPSAHVDDTNNGIKVTLKSSIKRPQSNKSVSVEDTNEQEASGGHGVCTPCDQTERRRVQWTDACGSELVEIREFEPSKEWRFCCHVLFLKFLGVCDRSEVDGSDDEYDHGNDRTCSCAIM, encoded by the exons ATGAGAGTTGCACCCTGGAACCAGTACCAGTTGGTAGACCAAGAATCTGACCCTGAACTCCAGCTGGCTTCCACAAAGAATCGCCTTTCCCGCGGGTGTGCCTCCTTTGTTTGCTTTGGTCGCACTTCCGCAGGGCTTGATACTCCGTCACCTCTTAAAGTGGGCCCTGCCCAACAGCATGATGTTTCATCAGGGCTACCGGTTTCTAACGATGAAAAGGATCCCTCTGCTCATGTAGATGATACTAATAATGGTATAAAGGTCACACTTAAAAGTAGCATTAAAAGGCCACAAAGTAATAAATCAGTTTCTGTTGAGGATACTAATGAACAAGAAGCATCAGGCGGACATGGAGTTTGTACTCCTTGTGATCAAACAGAAAGAAGAAGAGTGCAGTGGACAGATGCTTGTGGTAGCGAGCTTGTTGAAATACGAGAATTTGAGCCCAG CAAGGAGTGGCGCTTCTGTTGCCATGTGCTTTTCCTGAAGTTTTTGGGTGTCTGTGATCGGAG TGAAGTGGATGGATCAGATGATGAATATGATCATGGAAATGACAGAACTTGTTCCTGTGCCATAATGTAA
- the LOC127091125 gene encoding uncharacterized protein LOC127091125 isoform X2: MLFAVEGGGFFSASASGYSKGLSLLLLGQRNEDKPMRVAPWNQYQLVDQESDPELQLASTKNRLSRGCASFVCFGRTSAGLDTPSPLKVGPAQQHDVSSGLPVSNDEKDPSAHVDDTNNGIKVTLKSSIKRPQSNKSVSVEDTNEQEASGGHGVCTPCDQTERRRVQWTDACGSELVEIREFEPSEVDGSDDEYDHGNDRTCSCAIM; encoded by the exons ATGTTATTTGCAGTAGAAGGTGGAGGATTCTTCTCTGCTTCGGCTTCAGGGTATAGCAAGGGCCTGAGCCTACTCCTTTTGGGACAGAGGAATGAGGATAAACCCATGAGAGTTGCACCCTGGAACCAGTACCAGTTGGTAGACCAAGAATCTGACCCTGAACTCCAGCTGGCTTCCACAAAGAATCGCCTTTCCCGCGGGTGTGCCTCCTTTGTTTGCTTTGGTCGCACTTCCGCAGGGCTTGATACTCCGTCACCTCTTAAAGTGGGCCCTGCCCAACAGCATGATGTTTCATCAGGGCTACCGGTTTCTAACGATGAAAAGGATCCCTCTGCTCATGTAGATGATACTAATAATGGTATAAAGGTCACACTTAAAAGTAGCATTAAAAGGCCACAAAGTAATAAATCAGTTTCTGTTGAGGATACTAATGAACAAGAAGCATCAGGCGGACATGGAGTTTGTACTCCTTGTGATCAAACAGAAAGAAGAAGAGTGCAGTGGACAGATGCTTGTGGTAGCGAGCTTGTTGAAATACGAGAATTTGAGCCCAG TGAAGTGGATGGATCAGATGATGAATATGATCATGGAAATGACAGAACTTGTTCCTGTGCCATAATGTAA